In Deinococcus psychrotolerans, the genomic window CCAAGAGCGGCACAATCGCCGGATGCGTCAAACGCTGCACCACCCGGCCCTCATGGTGAAACCGCACCCGGAAGTCTGGATCGCTGCTGCTCAGCGCTTTGATGAACACCTCATGCCCCTGCCAGTGCCCACGTTCCAGCCGCACACCGCCGCGCATTCCCAGTACAGCCGGATTGGCGACGGTGATGGTGGGCGTAATGACAGACGAACGGCGAGACAAAGCAGACATTTGTAGGAGTATAAAGACGAATGCTTCACAGCGTTGTCACTTACACCCCCAATGGCTTTGCCCTTCTTAATTGTTTGAGTGGTCATCTTCATTTAACTGACAACAACGTAAACCGCCTCACGCCACCGACGTACCAGCACGCTACCTTAACAACCATGTCTGCACCTTCTCCATTTCAGCGTCCTCGCCGCCTGCGCCGCACAGCCGCTCTCCGCGCCCTGACACGCGAAATTCATCTCAGCGCCGAGCAATTCATCTTGCCACTGTTCGTTCATGACGGGCAGGGCGATCAGGTGATTCAGACCATGCCAGGCGTTCTACGTCACGATTTGGCGGGCCTCTTGAACCGTGCCAAAGAAGCCTGGGAACTTGGCATCCAGAGTATCGTCTTGTTCGGAATACCCGCACATAAAGACGCTCTTGGTTCAGGAGCCCACGCCGAGCAAGGCATTGTTCAGCGTGCTATACGGGAAATAAAGGCCAAGTTTCCAGAGATGACCGTGATAGCCGATACTTGCCTTTGCGAATACACCGAACACGGCCACTGCGGGCCGCTGGTGCCGGACGGTCAGGGTGGCTGGACTGTCGACAACGACGCCGCCTTGCCGTTGCTGGCCCAAACGGCCGTGTCGCAGGCGCGGGCCGGAGCCGATATCGTTGCGCCGAGCGCCAT contains:
- the hemB gene encoding porphobilinogen synthase is translated as MSAPSPFQRPRRLRRTAALRALTREIHLSAEQFILPLFVHDGQGDQVIQTMPGVLRHDLAGLLNRAKEAWELGIQSIVLFGIPAHKDALGSGAHAEQGIVQRAIREIKAKFPEMTVIADTCLCEYTEHGHCGPLVPDGQGGWTVDNDAALPLLAQTAVSQARAGADIVAPSAMMDGQVGAIRAALDAAGFEHVPVMAYAVKYASGYYGPFREAAGSTPSVGNRASYQMDPAGGYREALREARLDVEQGADYLMVKPALAYLDVLRVVRDAFNLPLVAYNVSGEYAMLKAAAAAGMLDEKRTVLETLIAFRRAGADAIMTYHALDAARWLREDAAN